A segment of the Flavobacterium azooxidireducens genome:
AAAAAGATTTATTTAATTTTACTCAATATCCAAATTCTTTATGAAAGCCTTTTTAAAATTTGATTTCAATGTCTTGACCAAAAAAGTCTTAGAACAAAAGCTAGGAGAAATAGGTTTAAATCCAATTATACTAAGTTTTGGTGAAGTGGAATTTTTAGAAAATATTTCTGCTGAAAAAATGAAGGAAATGACTGTTTTATTAAACGAATTCGGCATTGAAATAATTGAAAATCAAAAAAGTATCTTGGTTCAAAAGATAAAAGACACCATTACAGAAATGGTAAATAGCGAAGAACCTTTGTCTGTAAAAAGTTCGGTTTATCTCACAGAAAAACTGAATCATAGTTATGGTTATTTATCTAATTTGTTTTCGGAAGTAACTTATACTTCTATTGAAAATTTTATTATCATCCAAAAAATTGAACTAGCAAAAAATTTAATAATTAATAATCAACTCACATTAACCGAAATTGCATTTAAATTAAACTATTCAAGTGTGGCACATTTGAGTACACAGTTTAAAAATATTACAGGAATTACGCCATCCGCCTTTCAACGAATCATCGCCAAACGAAGATTAAACACATTCAACTAACTATAAATAAACACTTTGTATGCAAAAAGAACACATTACCATTGCCTTGGCCGATGATGATGAAGATGATCGTCTTTTTTTTAAAGATGCCTTTGAAGAATTAAAAATTAATACTGTAGTTTCTACCCATTGCGATGGTGAAGAATTGATGAATTATCTTCACGATCCCGAAACCATTTTGCCAAATATCCTTTTTTTAGATTTGAATATGCCTAAGAAAAATGGATTTGAATGTTTATTAGAAATTAAAAAAGTGCAAAAGTTTGATGATATTGCCATCGCCATTTATTCTACCTCTTCATCGGAAGAGGATATAGAAAATACGTTTGTGCAAGGAGCTAATATTTATATCAAAAAACCAAGCGAATTTAGTACGTTAAAGAAAATTTTAAGCGAAGTAGTTACGCTAAATTGGCAATACCACACCTCCGGATTAAACAAAGAAAATTTCTTATTAAGAATGTAAAATGAAAATTCAAGACCTAAAAAAATCGACTTTACTACTCAAAATCGCGTTTGTGGTTTCTTTGGCAGTCATTTTATTTACGGCTTCCGTTTCTTATAAACATATTATTAATCTCAACAAATCGAGAGATTTAGTAATTCATTCCTATGAAGTTCAATTGGAACTTGAACGTGTAATTTCATACATTAAAGATGCCGAAACCGGTTACCGTGGCTATTTACTCTATGGCGACACCACCTTTTTAGATTCCTATTCTAACTCAAGAGAAAAAGTTAATAAAGCTTTTTTCAATTTAAAAAATCTTACGGCCGACAATCAATCACAACAAAAAAAGCTAAAAGAACTTTATCACTTGATTGTTTTGCGATACACTTATTTTAATAAAAGTTATGAAGACAAAGATCTTTATAAAAAATATTATGAAGCCAATGGCAAGAAAGTGATGGATCAAATTCGGAAAAAAGTTGACGAAATGGTTTCTCTTGAAAACAGCATTTTGAAAAAACGTGAATTTGATTTTCGAGATTCTGTTTCCTACACACCTCTTTATGCTTTATTGGTCATTTTCATCACATTATTTTTTATTGTTATTGCTTACATTAAAATTAATAGCGATTTTAAAAAAATAGAACGATCCAATTCCAGGTTACGGGTTTCGCAAGAATCCATCAATCAAGCAGAAATTTTAGGAAATTATTGTAGTTGGACATGGAATTTGGAAAAAGATGAAATTCAGTTTTCAGATAACCAGTTTAGACTTTTTGGATTAGAACCGCAAGTTTTTGAAGCAACGCACACCGATTTCTTAGGTTTTGTTCATCCGGATGATTATGAAGTAACATCAAAAGCAATCAATGATATTCCTGTTAATGAAAGTCTTCCTACGATTAACTATAGAATAATTAATAAAAATGAAGAAGTTAGACATTTGCGTTCGGTTGGAAAATTATTCATCAATCGTTTTAACGAAAAAATCATCATCGGAACCACGCGAGATGTGACAGAAGACATTGTGAAAAAAATTATTCTTCGTGAAAAAAATACCGATTTAGAAAGAAACAATAAAGAATTAGTCGAATTTAATTATGCTGCCAGTCATGATTTGCAAGAACCATTAAGGAAAATTCAAACCTTTATTTCTCGTATTAATGAAAAAGAAAAGGAAAATCTTTCAGACACCGGAAAAGAATATTTAGAAAGAATTGTGGTTTCTGCAAGCAGAATGCGAGTTCTAATTGATGATTTACTTCAATATTCCAGAACCAATAAAACGGATGCCAGTTTTGAAGAAGTAGATTTGGATGAAACTGCCACAGCTGCAGTTCAAGAATTATCTCAATTAATTGAAGAAACAAATGCAACGGTTGATTTTTGTAAACTACCGACAATTAAAGGTATTCCTTTTCAATTAAGACAATTATTCATTAATCTGATTAATAATTCCATTAAATACAAAAAGCCGGATCAACCGCCAATCATCACTATATCGTACGAAAAAATTAAAGCCAGTGATGATGATCAAATTGATGATAATTCAAATAGAATGTACCATAAAATTAGTTTTGTTGATAACGGAATTGGTTTTCATCCGGATGATTCTAAAAAGATATTCTTATTATTTAATCGACTTCACGCCAAAGACAGTTATCCAGGAACCGGAGTTGGATTAGCCATTTGTAAAAAAATTGTCAAAAATCACTACGGTTTTATTTGTGCCAATGGTCAACCCGATGAAGGTGCTCTAATCACTGTGTATTTGCCAACCGAATACTAAAACACAATTCAAATGCCTGTAATTCAAACCTATTTCAAATCTTTTTATGAAGTTATAAAAGACACAATTGATGGCTTTTCTGAGTTCAAAATACTCAAAATGAGTGCATCTTTGGCCTATATAACTGTGTTTTCATTAGCTCCGCTACTTCTCGTTATTCTTTTTATTTGTGATGTTTTTTGGGGAAGAGAAGCCATTGAAGGTGCTATTTATGCTCAAATGAAAGATTTTCTTGGACCGTCGGCTGCAGTGCAAATTCAATCAATGATTCAAAATTTGGCATTATCACCCAATAGCACTATTGCAGCCGTTATCGGAATTGGAACTCTAATTTTTGCTGCAACATCAGTATTTGCAGAAATTCAAGATTCAATCAATACCATTTGGAGCTTACGACCGAAGAAAAGATCTGGAATTTGGTTATTCATCAAAGCCAGACTATTATCGTTTGGTGTAATTGGAAGTCTTGGATTTATTGTCTTAGTCGCTCTTGGTTTTTCTACTTTGTTAGACGGCATTAGTGATCGATTAGCTGAAACTTATTCTGAAATCAGTATTGGATTTATCTATTTTTCAAACATTTTGGTCACTTTTATCATTACCT
Coding sequences within it:
- a CDS encoding response regulator; this encodes MQKEHITIALADDDEDDRLFFKDAFEELKINTVVSTHCDGEELMNYLHDPETILPNILFLDLNMPKKNGFECLLEIKKVQKFDDIAIAIYSTSSSEEDIENTFVQGANIYIKKPSEFSTLKKILSEVVTLNWQYHTSGLNKENFLLRM
- a CDS encoding helix-turn-helix domain-containing protein; amino-acid sequence: MKAFLKFDFNVLTKKVLEQKLGEIGLNPIILSFGEVEFLENISAEKMKEMTVLLNEFGIEIIENQKSILVQKIKDTITEMVNSEEPLSVKSSVYLTEKLNHSYGYLSNLFSEVTYTSIENFIIIQKIELAKNLIINNQLTLTEIAFKLNYSSVAHLSTQFKNITGITPSAFQRIIAKRRLNTFN
- a CDS encoding sensor histidine kinase codes for the protein MKIQDLKKSTLLLKIAFVVSLAVILFTASVSYKHIINLNKSRDLVIHSYEVQLELERVISYIKDAETGYRGYLLYGDTTFLDSYSNSREKVNKAFFNLKNLTADNQSQQKKLKELYHLIVLRYTYFNKSYEDKDLYKKYYEANGKKVMDQIRKKVDEMVSLENSILKKREFDFRDSVSYTPLYALLVIFITLFFIVIAYIKINSDFKKIERSNSRLRVSQESINQAEILGNYCSWTWNLEKDEIQFSDNQFRLFGLEPQVFEATHTDFLGFVHPDDYEVTSKAINDIPVNESLPTINYRIINKNEEVRHLRSVGKLFINRFNEKIIIGTTRDVTEDIVKKIILREKNTDLERNNKELVEFNYAASHDLQEPLRKIQTFISRINEKEKENLSDTGKEYLERIVVSASRMRVLIDDLLQYSRTNKTDASFEEVDLDETATAAVQELSQLIEETNATVDFCKLPTIKGIPFQLRQLFINLINNSIKYKKPDQPPIITISYEKIKASDDDQIDDNSNRMYHKISFVDNGIGFHPDDSKKIFLLFNRLHAKDSYPGTGVGLAICKKIVKNHYGFICANGQPDEGALITVYLPTEY
- a CDS encoding YihY/virulence factor BrkB family protein; its protein translation is MPVIQTYFKSFYEVIKDTIDGFSEFKILKMSASLAYITVFSLAPLLLVILFICDVFWGREAIEGAIYAQMKDFLGPSAAVQIQSMIQNLALSPNSTIAAVIGIGTLIFAATSVFAEIQDSINTIWSLRPKKRSGIWLFIKARLLSFGVIGSLGFIVLVALGFSTLLDGISDRLAETYSEISIGFIYFSNILVTFIITSLLFGAIFTILPDADITWRQVRVAAFTTTVLFMFGKFLITFYISNSNIGDVYGAAGSIVVLMVWVYYSSVILYLGATFAKCYAVKFAEPIKPSKYAEIVQYISVTTDAKTIQSADHEIKDLKKEKEICIDDIKNS